The Ziziphus jujuba cultivar Dongzao chromosome 5, ASM3175591v1 genome segment CCAATATAGTATGTCTACTCTTggttaaattaaaagaaataatgatgGAAAAAGCTGACTCCACTGGGGATTGAGCTGATTCGAGAAATATAATTGGTCATAGACTCATACATAGACGCCCGATGTCAGctttaattaaatgaaataacGCCCCTCTTCGGCCAACACTGCGTTTGTTTTGGTAGACTCCTTATCCCACATCGATAAGCTAGTGGACGTAGAGAAGCCCATTACACTATAAAAGTGAAGCCCTGTCGaccgaacaaaaaaaataaaatatatatatatatatatatacatctatatatttacTGGTAAGTTaactcacaatatatatatatatatatattttgataaataaaattcaccaaaaatatattttctgttaAGGTGATGCAGTCGGCAGACACATAATGAGATTGGGTTTTAAAATGTCCTAGCCTGGTGTTATACTCTACTAATAAAAGTTAGTTTAGCAATCAATAAACCTTGATAACatttattaaacaatttttGAGTCCGGTTAGTGATTATCCTCCCATACCATATACAAAAAACCCTgtattccttttttcttttattttgttcagtGGGAAACGCAAAACCAAAACAGAAACTAAAGGAGGCACGGCTTAATTTACTTTTCTAACCAAGGCCaataagaattgaaaaaaatctatcaagaagtaatgcatatttttattttgtaggtaCACAATTCACCAAAGGTAAATGATTATCTAAAGGGTCTCAGTCAATAAACCGTAACCGTTGTTGTACGATACGGGAAAGAAATACCAAAGGAAAAGAGCCTCACAGATGTCAAACATTATGAGCAACAAATCTTCTGTATTAGGAGACAAGCCAAAATTTCTTATTAACTCGTTGTCTTAAATAGGATATTCCCTGAGAGTTCGATTCTCATCAAAGAAATTTATCTGAGTGAGCAAACAATATCAACGCTTCAAACAGAGACCAGCTACAGAGGCCCTGGAAAGGTTCCATTCTCCCTTTGTTCATTCCATCTCTCCACCTGGCAACCACGAGAAATACAACAATTAGCATAAAAGGAAAATACCATCAAAGTTAACAGTCCAAGAGTATAAATTTAGGCAGATTTAAACAAAGCTGTTATAAGATCATTATAGTGTTGCAATCAGATTCGTCCATGAGTCCATGACATAGTAACTTTTCTCTCTCCCCAAGTTTTATCTCAATTTTTGGTTTGCCATCCatggggggggggagggggaagGTTCAGCCAATACCTAAAGCTGGAGATCAAGGCCAAGCAGAGAGGAGATATCTAAGCCTGACTAGCCTCTTAACATTTCTACCACTGCAAATGGCTAGCATATTTTGTCTTCAGCCCTAcccaccctctctctctctccctcttaaGTACCAAACATGtgtcgagagagagagagagagagagagagcccaATAACCAGGGCCGAAAATTAAAGCTAGGGCCTTACTGGAGAGATCTAGAAACCTAATCGACCTGTAAAATTCTCATAGCCAAGTTGCGGTAAATATCATCATCAACTGTGATTCAGTGACTGTCACTAAGATATTTCCGTTATATTCATTGTGTAAACCCTTGCGTGCAATTTGTAGTAGGCATTCCCCTAACTTGGATTATATAGTTAGGCATGAATGGACGGTGAACAACAATGTCCATCATATAACCATCTAACATctgaacaaaattattattaccaAATTATGACAGTAGTAAAATACTAAAGATACTAACCCATTCACCAGGGCAAAGAGAACGATAATATTTTGCAAACTTCTCACACTCTGGAGCTCCTTCTCCCTTCGCAGCTACGCACCtgaatacaattaaaataatcaaaatataatttgttagAATGTAGGACTGAGCTATTATCTTAAGTACAGATAATGTACAAACTACAaaccgaccaaaaaaaaaaaaactcacagcAGACTTACCGATGATATTCTACATAACGTGTAAAGCAATGCCTAGTTTGATTTGTTGTAGGGAAACGGAAATCTGCTGGTGCTGTCTCAAGCTGgacaacaaatatatacataagcGAACAAATGTAGACATACAAAGATGAAAATGACAAGCACATTATCCAAGTTATATCACATGCCAACAAAATAAACTGCCAATAAAGTCATAGTCAGACCAACCTTAACTTCAGGTGTTTCTTCTTCCACTTCTTGTTCACCTGAGTTTTCAGTATTTTCACTGCTTTCCTCAGGAGCTGCTTCAGTGCTGTTTTCAGCAGCACCAGTATTGTCTTCAGTGCTCTCTTCACCAACAGCAGTAGGAGTGGATCCACTGCTTTCTTCACTAGCAACAGCAGCAGCTGCAGCTGGTGTTTCCTCAGCTTTGTCAGCAACTACTTCTTTAGAAGCTGCATTCTCTGGGTTTTGAACCTCTTTCACTTCTTCAGGTTTTATACCTACATTTGCTTTTTCTTCATTTCCCTTCAAGTGGTATTGCTGCAATGGAGAGTAATAGGTAAACATTTCCACCACCATAAGCATATGCATAATAGATATTATGAAGTGCGCCAAAAGATGAGTCCAATGAAGGAAAATTCTTTTAGCATCCTCCAGAGTTGATATGATAAAAACATCAGTGACATAGAGACACATAGTTGACAACAATCAGGGAATTCATATTCACACtgaaaatggaattttataGGCCTGAAAATTTGTATCATAGCGGCAGCTTTGGTGTTTAGAAATTTAGGTTTGCCCACAAGCTGCAATTCCAAAAAACACTTAAAGGATGGTGAGGTAATGTTTAAATTCAGTTAAAAAAGGCAATAGGTGACCAAATTGCATCAATCCAGCTTAATGCTACCTTCTATGTTCCTGAACatggaacctttttttttttttttttctttttcttttttccaaccAATGATGAGAACGAATGAATAACGTAAGAAGATTTACTTGTTCATATCAGAATATGGCACAAGCATGTCTGCTAATTCAATTGAAGCATAGATATCCTAAATCAAACAATTCATTATCTTCAAACCGTGTCAACTCTCAAAAGCAGCAACTTCAGATAGGTTTCCTATTAGGTGATTTTATTCCTGTTAAAGACCCTGAAACGAACTGTTAACGAGCATAATAACTTAAAGTGGTTCACGCTTGACTCAGTAGgttcttttctttatctttcatCTTacagtatatacatatatatatatatatatatatatttttttttttgggtggaactGCAATCAATGACTTGATAAAATCTTCCATAATTTGATGCAAATACAAAAAATGATTGAAAAACTGATCGCCCTGCAATAACACCGAATACACACACTGCTAGCAAGTCCTAATTACGTCTCAATCTATAAGAAAcaattttgattatttcatttcatttcatttctaGCACCAGCACGTTAATTAAGAAGTCAAGTTAAAAGGTAAAAACCATTTCATCGAGGTGGAAATAAAAACCTATAATTCTAGACAATTAGCATATGCGGCCCAAAGTATTAGTAAGATTTAtacataacaaaatataaacaaataaaaagggaaGTTTCATTAGGCAGCGAGGCGACAAACAAGTTTATTTCATGGTCAACCACGGCTACACTGTCACTTCCTTTCTCCCAGTAGAAAATTAAACTCTCGATTTCATAACTCCAAAACAATTACATTCGAATCAAAGCCCctctataaaaaattttaaaaaaataaaaacaaaaagagaaagcaTGTATTTTCGATATAAACAGCAACCGATCTAGCTCAAATCGAAGCTCAAGAAAACAGAAAACGGAGATAATTTGTTTGATACAGCATTAAAATTTGCTTAACcaaaaagacccaaaaaaataaaaaataaaaaataaaaaatgaaaaatgggaATATGGATCGAAGTTAAACTGCGAGCTCTGCTATGAAATTAAATAAGCGGCATTTTGGATTTGGATGCATAGAGCAGATGAAGAAAATAGTACCTCGGATAGGGTTAGGGTTTTGTCGCCTTGGGCTTCCGCCATTTGATGAGCACCGCGATCTGGTCAGCTTTTTTTCGTTTTgtcttttatcttcttctttttttttctttttctttttttgggttaggCGGCCAAAGCAGAAACAGGgcaggaagagagagagagaggcaatGGTTTGTGTTAGGTCATGGTTAAAGGAGGATTCTTTTACTTAGTTACTGTGGTGGTCAagtatggtaaaaaaaatatattatatatatatatatatatgagattgaTACGGAGGACCCAAGTCCACCCATCCATGATGAGCCACGTGTCCTTTTCTAGTTTCAAGTTAATTCGGAGAGCTGGGAATGTTGACTTTAGAGGAAGCCACTGGGTGCTTCCACACATTGATATGAAGTTATCCAACGGTCGAGCGAGCGTGGAATCAGTGCAGGACAGCCCATCAATACCTTATTTGGGCCTGACAATTTGATTGGGCCTTTGGCTAATTACACTAgtgtaaatttgatttttctttcgtaataaaaaacaaaattttatttttattttttgaacaaattttcttaatatcctttttttatttacattcatAACTATTTTTCATGTCGGGGGGCGGGGATTTGGTCATTGCCCGATTAATTTTAACCATTGGGCTTGCCCCATAAAgactttttaataataaaattaaaagacaatttttttttctctttttttattttcttgagtctataaaagacaaatttttttcgatttttttcgatttttctttattttcttgagtctatataaactaaatatgtgtatcaaaaatttgaaagatgattttctttttttgaaatttaaatcaCATTCAACCTTCATTTAGCAAAAACTTGTTAATTACCTTATACAAATTGCATCAACAATAATTCATAATCAGAATTTAGAAATAGCAAATGAATCCAATAGCCTCTTTTGGAGAAAAAACTTTTAATGGATTTTGTTATTCTATTTCTTGATGGATGGTGCAAATAgaaccttctttcttttttttcttttttttttccttatgaaaCATTTAATGTCTGCTTCGAAAAGCAATGTAACAAACATCTATGGGATGTCCACTTGCAACGTAAACAAATTCATTGAATTATGATGAATTTGCATTAACCatacaataaaaatgaaaaaggttaACGATTAATCAAGCAAGCTACTCATCCATCCATATGATACAACGGAGGCTCTTTCCTTGAAGGAGTAAATCGAAAGCTTTGTTGATTTCTTTGAAGCTCACCTTATGTGATATGAAGCTATCCAAATTAAGTTCCTGAAACTCAACCAAACACCATGCTTTACTtcctataaaattaattaatcagaaGCTAAATTAATTAGGTTCATAAATTAGTGGGATTTAGTTAGTAAAAGTAGTGCAAATTTACGTGCCTTGTTTAGGTATTTGGTGACGAGGAGAGGAATATCAGTTTTTGGTTTGAGACCTCCAAACAACGAGCCAGTCACAGTTCTGCCTCTTAGAATGTCGAATGACTTCAAAGTTAGCGGCGTTCCAAGCATCTCCACTCCTAGTATCACCGTCTTGCCCCACCCCTGAAAAATAGATCAAATCAAATCACACAACTAATTTCTTATAGCGATGATAAGAAAAAAGATTCAAaggttctctttttttatttttttctttttggggtgtgtgtgtgtgtgtgtaagagacagagagagagagagagagagagagagagagagagagaaaagagaaccTCTCGGCAAGAATTAAAAGCCTCTTGCATTAAGGATGCCAAGCCAATGCACTCAAAGCAATAGTCAGCCCCTCCATCAGTTAAATCCCTTATCGTCTGCTTATCATAATCAACTAATTACCTATAAAGTTTTAAGCATCTTGATATTGGTGTACTATTAAACAAATGGATGAGCCTATGTTGGATTTGAAATCAATCATTTTTAAGGAGGATCCaacaaaaatttgtaaaatctttttattatataacGGGATTTAGTCTAAAATGTGAAtctaaccaaataaataaagcttgaaaaatgaatatttgataGATTTGATATTAGATGGTCGATACAAATGGATTGctgtttcttttaaaaattacaatttttgacaaaaataattatatcattggattaaaaaaaattttagacaaGAGATAATAAAgtaaattcatttttcaaaatggaaaaaaatgatgATAAGTGTATTATTCAATGTATAGATGGGTTTATGTTGGATCCCAaattgattttttcaaaaaaaaaaaaaacccaacagAAATCTGTTTATCATCAAGCAGAGATATGGTGCCCATTGTAAGTGAGGTAATATATCAAATACATTACATGCAATGGACACGCCCAGCAGAAACTTTTAATATACAAAAGAACCAACCTCGCTAACTGGCTTTTCACCGATGGTGGCAGGGTTAACAAAATCAGTCACTCCAAATTCTTTTGCTGCACGTAAAAAAGGGAAACGGGATTGTAGTCAgcaaaagaaattatttgtcaaattaaGAAGGACTtcaaaagtttgaaattttgaagacACGCAGCTGATCAGCCTCACCAATCTCAAACTTTTCAGGATTTAAATCGATCCCAATGATCTTTGAAGCTCCACGTAACTTCGCTCCCTCTGCAACCTGATATCATTTTTGTAATTTCCTAAAGTTGATCAAATTGCATATATCCTCTCTGCATCTACTAAAGTAGTTTTGTTTAatataaagcaaataaatatgCACGCATTgatataacaatttattttatggtgCACCATTGTGcattatatgtataatttgtcgaatattaaaaattaaaattcaacatcTTTATTTATTCGGAGAGCaccttattttttcaaaattcaacataCTAGAAGACGGTAATTAAACGgtcaaacaaggaaaaaaaaaatgagcgagaaatagaaaattaaaattttgatcctATAAAGTCAAGGTTAGGAGTCGAAGATTATTTTTCAAAGGGGAAGCGGACAAAAGCGTCCAACACAGAGACAAAACAGGGCCAGTTGTTGGGTTGAAATAATCAGGATGCATGGTCCACTGAATAAACAATACGGAGCATACCGCGAGTCCAACAGAGCCGAGTCCAAAGATAGCGACGGTGGATCCTTCTTCCACCTCTGCTACCTTCCAAGCTGCTCCAATCCCTGAAATCAGGCCACTTGCCAATGAAACagtagaaaaaattgaaaaagtactTTCTATTTACATGTCAAATGTg includes the following:
- the LOC107420769 gene encoding cytochrome c oxidase subunit 6b-1 translates to MAEAQGDKTLTLSEQYHLKGNEEKANVGIKPEEVKEVQNPENAASKEVVADKAEETPAAAAAVASEESSGSTPTAVGEESTEDNTGAAENSTEAAPEESSENTENSGEQEVEEETPEVKLETAPADFRFPTTNQTRHCFTRYVEYHRCVAAKGEGAPECEKFAKYYRSLCPGEWVERWNEQRENGTFPGPL
- the LOC107420743 gene encoding alcohol dehydrogenase-like 2 isoform X1; translation: MEIGRTSSETAGKVIRCKAAICRNPGDPLVIEEIQVDPPKAWEVRIKIICTSLCHTDVTFWKLNTGPIAVFPRIFGHEAVGVVESVGKHVEEVEEGDKVVPVFLPNCKECRDCQSTKSNACSVFNKKLAIDMPRDGTSRFRDMNGEVLHHFLYVSSFSEFTVVDVAHVVRISPQVPVDKACLLSCGISTGIGAAWKVAEVEEGSTVAIFGLGSVGLAVAEGAKLRGASKIIGIDLNPEKFEIAKEFGVTDFVNPATIGEKPVSETIRDLTDGGADYCFECIGLASLMQEAFNSCREGWGKTVILGVEMLGTPLTLKSFDILRGRTVTGSLFGGLKPKTDIPLLVTKYLNKELNLDSFISHKVSFKEINKAFDLLLQGKSLRCIIWMDE